A single window of Nicotiana sylvestris chromosome 3, ASM39365v2, whole genome shotgun sequence DNA harbors:
- the LOC104227426 gene encoding uncharacterized protein, with protein MAMVSKTRTMLEGLVKDGSFKWLTKNPSSLDEDLEEMGSSSTGKNWLPELSPVANVVIRKCSKILDISMSQLQENFDAEASDSIKHTQYARNFLEYCCFRALALSIQVNGYLGDKLFRRLTFDMMVAWEFPAASSQPFASMDEDVTAGSEAFSRIASAVPIIANVIVTDSIFGVLTSSTGGRLLFSVYDKYLTNLERAIKKFKTQSESSHLSALRAARGEKILELDGTVTTQPVLEHVGISAWPGRLTLTDHALYFEALRVVSYDKAKIYDLSDDLNQIVKPELTGPWGTRLFDKAVLYKSVSLSEPVIMEFPELKGHTRRDYWLAIIREVLHVHQFILMFQITGIERDEALLKAIFGILRVQALKDMSAKQPLCYEDLLMFNVCDQLPGGDLILETIANRSTVRESARTNSPKPKNRMYSISASALASNLGFVFGTSSHVPNETGIVVGEIAVGEMTPLEKAVKESRSNYKKVVQAQATVDGVKVDGLDTNLAVMKELLSPMMQLGNWILLLAYWEDPFKSMIFCSVFSYIIVRGWLCYGFALLLTFFAVFLVITRCFSQGKTVDELKVITPPPMNAMEQLLAVQTAISQAEEVIQDGNIVLLKFRALLLSIFPQASEKLVGALLVSALVLAFVPSRYIILMSFLELFTRYSPLRKASTERWSRRLREWWFSIPAAPVVLERAKEDKKKR; from the exons ATGGCTATGGTTAGCAAAACCAGAACTATGCTGGAGGGTCTGGTTAAAGATGGGTCATTTAAATGGTTGACAAAAAACCCGAGTTCACTTGATGAAGATTTAGAGGAGATGGGGTCTTCATCCACTGGCAAGAACTGGTTGCCTGAGCTATCTCCTGTTGCAAATGTCGTTATCCGGAAATGCTCAAA AATCCTTGATATTTCCATGAGTCAACTTCAAGAAAACTTTGATGCAGAGGCTTCTGATTCCATAAAGCATACTCAGTATGCTAGGAACTTCTTGGAATACTGTTGCTTCAGGGCTCTTGCCTTGTCTATACAAGTAAATGGTTACCTAGGCGACAAACTGTTTCGGCGCCTTACATTTGACATGATGGTTGCATGGGAGTTTCCAGCAGCTTCTAGCCAGCCTTTCGCCAGT ATGGATGAAGATGTCACTGCTGGCTCAGAGGCTTTTTCCCGTATTGCTTCAGCAGTTCCTATAATTGCCAATGTGATAGTTACTGATAGCATTTTCGGTGTGCTTACGTCGTCAACAGGTGGTCGACTTCTTTTCTCAGTTTATGATAAGTACCTGACTAATTTGGAAAG GGCTATTAAAAAATTTAAGACCCAATCTGAGTCGTCCCATCTTTCTGCCTTACGTGCAGCAAGAGGGGAGAAAATTCTGGAGCTGGATGGCACTGTGACAACCCAGCCGGTGCTTGAACACGTGGGAATTTCGGCATGGCCCG GTCGGCTGACTTTGACAGATCATGCTCTCTACTTTGAGGCACTTCGTGTTGTGTCTTACGACAAGGCAAAGATATATGATCTGTCAGATGATCTAAACCAGATTGTTAAACCGGAGCTAACTGGACCATGGGGCACAAGACTCTTTGATAAAGCAGTCTTGTATAAATCAGTTTCCTT GTCAGAACCTGTTATAATGGAGTTTCCTGAGCTTAAAGGACATACACGTCGTGACTATTGGTTAGCAATTATTCGGGAAGTTCTACATGTGCATCAGTTCATACTTATGTTCCAGATTACTGGAATAGAGCGTGATGAGGCGCTTCTGAAAGCTATATTTGGTATATTGCGAGTACAAGCCCTGAAGGATATGAGCGCTAAACAACCACTTTGTTATGAGGATCTTCTTATGTTCAATGTATGTGATCAGCTTCCCGGGGGAGACCTTATATTAGAAACAATTGCAAATAGGTCAACTGTAAGGGAATCGGCGCGGACAAACTCTCCCAAACCTAAAAACAGAATGTactcaatttcggcttcagcctTGGCTTCCAACCTGGGTTTTGTTTTCGGAACAAGTTCTCATGTCCCTAATGAGACAGGAATTGTTGTGGGTGAAATTGCTGTGGGGGAGATGACTCCCTTGGAAAAAGCAGTTAAGGAATCCAGAAGCAACTATAAAAAAGTAGTGCAAGCACAAGCTACGGTTGATGGAGTGAAAGTTGATGGTCTTGACACCAACTTGGCAGTGATGAAG GAGTTGCTCTCTCCTATGATGCAGCTTGGAAATTGGATTCTTCTTCTAGCTTACTGGGAGGACCCTTTTAAGTCCATGATTTTCTGCTCGGTTTTCTCATACATTATAGTCAG GGGATGGCTGTGCTACGGCTTTGCACTATTGCTCACCTTTTTTGCTGTCTTTTTGGTAATTACTCGCTGTTTTAGTCAAGGCAAGACAGTTGATGAACTAAAAGTAATAACTCCACCTCCAATGAATGCCATGGAGCAACTTTTGGCTGTTCAAACTGCAATATCTCAAGCTGAAGAAGTGATCCAGGACGGAAACATCGTTCTTCTCAAGTTCCGCGCTTTACTTTTGTCCATCTTCCCACAG GCAAGCGAGAAGTTAGTGGGTGCTCTTTTGGTCTCGGCACTAGTTTTGGCATTCGTACCTTCGAGATACATAATCCTTATGAGTTTCCTGGAACTCTTCACAAGATACTCACCTCTTCGGAAAGCAAGCACAGAAAGATGGAGTAGGAGACTAAGGGAGTGGTGGTTCAGTATCCCGGCAGCTCCTGTAGTTCTTGAAAGAGCCaaagaagacaaaaagaagaGATGA